Proteins from one Ricinus communis isolate WT05 ecotype wild-type chromosome 9, ASM1957865v1, whole genome shotgun sequence genomic window:
- the LOC8287872 gene encoding WD repeat-containing protein 25 isoform X2 has translation MDLLCNAYSNSSDEEPETVPRIDPQSKPLLGPHQLNTVLPPPKRPKRNNNPLQFSSEAPIPGRYISKRERALMGQSASASNRVIQDPNPYPPFPTSSAHLLASVGMDQTICIWNVWSRDQKLARIFRFHNAAVKDVKWSQQGLSVLSCGYDCASRLIDVEKGVETQVFKEDQVVGVIKFHSDNSNLFLSGGSKGHIRLWDIRTGKVVHEYIRGLGPILDLEFSNDCKNFISSSDVSGSNVSENSIIVWDISRQVPLSNQVYVEAYTCTCIRRHPFDPSFVAQSNGNYIAIFSFSPPFRLDKYKRFENHGVSGFPIKCNFNLDGELLASGSSDGSIYFYNYRSSDLVKKISAYEQACIDVAFHPVIPDVIASCSWNGQVSVFQ, from the exons ATGGATCTTCTCTGCAACGCATATTCAAATTCTTCCGATGAAGAACCCGAAACCGTTCCTAGAATCGACCCACAATCCAAACCACTACTCGGACCCCACCAATTGAACACTGTTCTTCCTCCTCCAAAACGACCCAAACGCAACAACAACCCTCTACAATTTTCAAGTGAAGCTCCGATTCCAGGGAGATACATATCCAAGAGAGAACGAGCTCTCATGGGTCAATCTGCTTCTGCCTCTAATCGGGTCATCCAAGACCCCAATCCTTATCCCCCGTTTCCCACTTCATCTG CCCATCTTCTTGCTTCTGTTGGGATGGATCAAACCATCTGTATATGGAATGTATGGAGCAGAGACCAAAAACTAGCACGGATATTTAGATTCCATAATGCAGCTGTCAAAGATGTAAAATGGTCACAGCAAGGATTATCTGTGCTTTCTTGCGGATATGACTGTGCATCAAGGTTGATCGATGTTGAAAAGGGAGTAGAGACTCAGGTTTTCAAGGAAGATCAGGTTGTTGGGGTTATCAAATTCCATTCAGACAACTCCAACCTCTTCCTTTCTGGGGGATCAAAGGGCCACATCAGATTGTGGGACATTAGAACAGGGAAGGTGGTCCACGAATATATCCGAGGTCTGGGTCCAATACTTGATCTTGAGTTTAGCAATGATTGCAAGAACTTTATCTCATCTAGTGATGTTAGTGGAAGCAATGTTAGTGAAAATTCTATTATTGTTTGGGACATCTCGCGACAGGTTCCGCTATCCAACCAG GTTTACGTAGAAGCCTATACCTGTACCTGTATAAGACGCCACCCATTTGATCCAAGTTTTGTTGCGCAGTCAAATGGAAATTATATTGCTATCTTCTCTTTTAGTCCCCCATTCAGACTTGACAAGTATAAAAGGTTCGAAAATCATGGTGTATCTGGGTTCCCCATTAAGTGCAACTTCAACTTGGACGGCGAGTTGCTTGCATCTGGCTCTTCAGACGGTTCCATATACTTCTACAACTATAGATCATCCGATCTTGTCAAGAAAATCAGCGCATATGAGCAGGCCTGTATAGATGTTGCCTTCCACCCTGTAATACCTGATGTGATTGCTTCCTGTAGTTGGAATGGGCAGGTTTCTGTGTTCCAGTGA
- the LOC8287872 gene encoding WD repeat-containing protein 25 isoform X1 translates to MDLLCNAYSNSSDEEPETVPRIDPQSKPLLGPHQLNTVLPPPKRPKRNNNPLQFSSEAPIPGRYISKRERALMGQSASASNRVIQDPNPYPPFPTSSVLGSIEDSVVPPDFLSSLKRVKGHVQLNKIPERLFTALHSHTKAVNSLSWSQSHAHLLASVGMDQTICIWNVWSRDQKLARIFRFHNAAVKDVKWSQQGLSVLSCGYDCASRLIDVEKGVETQVFKEDQVVGVIKFHSDNSNLFLSGGSKGHIRLWDIRTGKVVHEYIRGLGPILDLEFSNDCKNFISSSDVSGSNVSENSIIVWDISRQVPLSNQVYVEAYTCTCIRRHPFDPSFVAQSNGNYIAIFSFSPPFRLDKYKRFENHGVSGFPIKCNFNLDGELLASGSSDGSIYFYNYRSSDLVKKISAYEQACIDVAFHPVIPDVIASCSWNGQVSVFQ, encoded by the exons ATGGATCTTCTCTGCAACGCATATTCAAATTCTTCCGATGAAGAACCCGAAACCGTTCCTAGAATCGACCCACAATCCAAACCACTACTCGGACCCCACCAATTGAACACTGTTCTTCCTCCTCCAAAACGACCCAAACGCAACAACAACCCTCTACAATTTTCAAGTGAAGCTCCGATTCCAGGGAGATACATATCCAAGAGAGAACGAGCTCTCATGGGTCAATCTGCTTCTGCCTCTAATCGGGTCATCCAAGACCCCAATCCTTATCCCCCGTTTCCCACTTCATCTG TTTTGGGAAGTATTGAGGATTCAGTTGTTCCCCCTGATTTTTTATCATCCTTGAAACGAGTAAAGGGCCATGTACAGCTAAATAAAATACCTGAAAGGCTGTTTACTGCTCTGCATAGCCACACAAAGGCTGTCAATTCTCTCAGTTGGTCACAAAGTCATG CCCATCTTCTTGCTTCTGTTGGGATGGATCAAACCATCTGTATATGGAATGTATGGAGCAGAGACCAAAAACTAGCACGGATATTTAGATTCCATAATGCAGCTGTCAAAGATGTAAAATGGTCACAGCAAGGATTATCTGTGCTTTCTTGCGGATATGACTGTGCATCAAGGTTGATCGATGTTGAAAAGGGAGTAGAGACTCAGGTTTTCAAGGAAGATCAGGTTGTTGGGGTTATCAAATTCCATTCAGACAACTCCAACCTCTTCCTTTCTGGGGGATCAAAGGGCCACATCAGATTGTGGGACATTAGAACAGGGAAGGTGGTCCACGAATATATCCGAGGTCTGGGTCCAATACTTGATCTTGAGTTTAGCAATGATTGCAAGAACTTTATCTCATCTAGTGATGTTAGTGGAAGCAATGTTAGTGAAAATTCTATTATTGTTTGGGACATCTCGCGACAGGTTCCGCTATCCAACCAG GTTTACGTAGAAGCCTATACCTGTACCTGTATAAGACGCCACCCATTTGATCCAAGTTTTGTTGCGCAGTCAAATGGAAATTATATTGCTATCTTCTCTTTTAGTCCCCCATTCAGACTTGACAAGTATAAAAGGTTCGAAAATCATGGTGTATCTGGGTTCCCCATTAAGTGCAACTTCAACTTGGACGGCGAGTTGCTTGCATCTGGCTCTTCAGACGGTTCCATATACTTCTACAACTATAGATCATCCGATCTTGTCAAGAAAATCAGCGCATATGAGCAGGCCTGTATAGATGTTGCCTTCCACCCTGTAATACCTGATGTGATTGCTTCCTGTAGTTGGAATGGGCAGGTTTCTGTGTTCCAGTGA